From the genome of Bosea sp. Tri-49, one region includes:
- the ruvA gene encoding Holliday junction branch migration protein RuvA has product MIGKLKGLIDSYGEDFVIVDVQGVGYVVQCSSRTLQRLPVVGEAAALSIETHVREDAIRLYGFLSDTERDWFRLMQMVQGVGAKVALAILSTLEPGALATAIASNDKAAVARAPGVGPKLAQRICAELKDKAPAFGHVDPAIAQLSGALEDKRLPQPVADAVSALTNLGYQQAQAVAAVAAASRAAGEGAGTAQLIRLGLKELAK; this is encoded by the coding sequence ATGATCGGAAAGCTCAAGGGCCTCATCGATTCGTATGGCGAGGACTTCGTCATCGTCGACGTGCAGGGCGTCGGCTATGTCGTGCAATGTTCCTCGCGCACGCTGCAGCGTCTGCCCGTGGTCGGCGAGGCGGCGGCGCTGTCGATCGAGACGCATGTCCGCGAGGACGCGATCCGGCTCTACGGCTTCCTCTCGGATACCGAACGCGACTGGTTCCGGCTGATGCAGATGGTGCAGGGTGTCGGCGCCAAGGTCGCGCTCGCCATCCTGTCCACGCTTGAGCCCGGCGCGCTCGCGACCGCGATCGCCAGCAACGACAAGGCGGCGGTGGCGCGTGCGCCCGGCGTCGGTCCCAAGCTCGCCCAGCGCATCTGCGCCGAACTCAAGGACAAGGCGCCGGCCTTCGGCCATGTCGACCCGGCCATCGCGCAGCTCTCCGGCGCGCTCGAGGACAAGAGGCTGCCGCAGCCGGTGGCGGATGCCGTCTCGGCGCTCACCAATCTCGGCTACCAGCAGGCGCAGGCAGTCGCGGCAGTCGCGGCTGCATCGCGTGCGGCAGGCGAGGGGGCCGGCACGGCGCAACTGATCCGGCTCGGACTGAAGGAGCTTGCCAAGTGA
- a CDS encoding GNAT family N-acetyltransferase translates to MTNGPTVIFREIADKSAFLALMMRHWGSHRMVIGLKLYDCAELPLLGMFTAEGELLAVASWAHDGEIAVLCALHSLKEGEGAASRMLEAVKAAARAAGALKLRAMLTNDNMPALTFYQKHGFRFSGLYVEAIDAYRSVIPTIIKTGYQDIPVHDALELEIEL, encoded by the coding sequence GTGACGAACGGACCGACGGTGATCTTCCGGGAGATCGCCGACAAGTCGGCGTTCCTTGCGCTGATGATGCGGCACTGGGGCTCGCATCGCATGGTGATCGGCCTGAAGCTCTACGATTGCGCCGAATTGCCCCTGCTCGGCATGTTCACGGCCGAGGGCGAGCTTCTGGCGGTGGCAAGCTGGGCGCATGATGGCGAGATCGCAGTACTGTGCGCCTTGCATTCCCTGAAAGAGGGGGAAGGAGCCGCGTCGCGCATGCTCGAGGCGGTGAAGGCAGCGGCACGAGCCGCCGGCGCGCTCAAGCTCAGGGCGATGCTGACCAATGATAACATGCCTGCCCTGACCTTCTACCAGAAGCACGGCTTCCGCTTCTCCGGGCTCTATGTCGAGGCGATCGACGCCTATCGCTCGGTGATTCCGACGATCATCAAGACCGGCTACCAGGACATTCCGGTGCATGACGCGCTGGAGCTGGAGATCGAATTGTGA
- the ruvB gene encoding Holliday junction branch migration DNA helicase RuvB, protein MTSDKRDDDSETSLRPLSLAGFTGQAAARANLQVFINAARARGDALDHVLFVGPPGLGKTTLAQIVARELGVSFRSTSGPVIAKAGDLAAQLTNLEERDVLFIDEIHRLNPAVEEILYPAMEDYQLDLIIGEGPAARSVKIDLPKFTLVGATTRAGLLTTPLRDRFGIPIRLQFYTVEELQSIVARGARVLGVPMSDDGANEIARRARGTPRIAGRLLRRVRDFAIVDGDAIVTRKVADKALGLLDVDAIGLDQMDRRYLTTVAINFGGGPVGIETIAASLSEPRDAIEEIIEPFLLQQGFIQRTPRGRLLTPHAFRHLGMPEPSREGAQFGLFGDEDED, encoded by the coding sequence ATGACGTCGGACAAGCGCGACGACGACAGCGAGACCTCGCTGCGGCCGCTCTCGCTCGCCGGATTCACCGGGCAGGCGGCGGCGCGGGCGAATCTCCAGGTCTTCATCAATGCGGCACGTGCCCGCGGCGACGCGCTCGATCATGTGCTGTTCGTCGGGCCGCCGGGCCTCGGCAAGACGACGCTGGCGCAGATCGTGGCGCGTGAGCTCGGCGTCAGTTTCCGCTCGACCTCGGGGCCGGTGATCGCCAAGGCCGGCGATCTTGCGGCGCAGCTGACCAATCTCGAAGAGCGCGACGTGCTCTTCATCGACGAGATCCACCGCCTCAATCCGGCGGTTGAGGAGATCCTCTATCCGGCGATGGAGGATTACCAGCTCGACCTGATCATCGGCGAGGGGCCGGCAGCGCGCTCGGTCAAGATCGACCTGCCGAAGTTCACCCTGGTCGGCGCCACCACCCGCGCCGGTCTTTTGACCACGCCGTTGCGCGACCGCTTCGGCATCCCGATCCGGCTGCAGTTCTACACGGTCGAGGAATTGCAGAGCATCGTCGCGCGCGGCGCCCGGGTGCTCGGCGTGCCGATGTCGGATGACGGCGCCAACGAGATTGCCCGCCGTGCGCGTGGCACGCCGCGCATCGCCGGCCGGCTGCTGAGGCGGGTGCGCGACTTCGCCATCGTCGACGGCGACGCTATCGTCACCCGCAAGGTCGCCGACAAGGCGCTCGGCCTGCTCGATGTCGACGCGATCGGCCTCGACCAGATGGACCGGCGCTATCTCACCACCGTCGCGATCAATTTCGGCGGTGGCCCGGTCGGGATCGAGACCATCGCCGCCTCGCTTTCCGAGCCGCGCGATGCGATCGAGGAAATCATCGAGCCCTTCCTGCTGCAGCAGGGCTTCATCCAGCGCACCCCGCGAGGCCGCCTGCTGACGCCACATGCCTTCCGGCATCTGGGCATGCCGGAGCCGAGCCGGGAAGGGGCGCAGTTCGGCCTGTTCGGGGACGAGGACGAAGATTGA